From a region of the Chitinophaga caseinilytica genome:
- a CDS encoding glycoside hydrolase family 20 protein, whose product MPTTRAQRAGASPHGVPAPRASAANIAGKAVVFDATVAAVSHFQNAGDAALQRNAPLHPALIPAPVAYRALKGSLILKGDPGIVAPPELTPAIHLLAEYWKMNPGAGSHIVFRIDTHVVKQPEGYRMHIRPDQAVVSVRDADGAFRAVQTLRQLARTSDGTIQLPACDIEDAPRFHYRGMHLDVSRHFFSVDFVKGFIDSLALYKFNTFHWHLTDDQGWRIEIKKYPRLQSEAAWRNETLIGHKKELPHRFDGKRYGGFYTQEEVRQVVAYAASRGIEVIPEIEMPGHAQAALTAYPQLGCTGGPYQTATFWGVFDDVFCAGKDSTFLFLEDVLEEVLPLFPSQYIHIGGDECPKTRWNACPACKKRMADENLPDADALQSYFVRRIGKWLNARGRKLIGWDEILEGGLAPGATVMSWRGIEGATAAASQGHRVIMTPEDELYFDHYTSLYDDEPVAAGGYTPLKEVYAWEPPMPALIAGVQGQLWSEYLPTENQALYMLYPRMLALAETAWSPVSGKSWTNFLARLQRKDPALVPDEIVMHTQTPHPGTIRVSLEGIGKIAWRLDGGPVKIYSAPFDVRKSAVLEAWRAENPSGRKLRRELTVHLGTGAQIRLHQLPNTKYNAAAQTLVYGVAGTHRYNDGQWLGFSARDLDAVVDLGAKKWIRRVGVNILNYHWQRMWEPAVFQVLISTDGKNFTQIAETDSFPVNGINAIRLPVAPVEARFVKFIARHKGVIPPGEYGAGGNGMLLADELMIE is encoded by the coding sequence ATGCCAACAACGAGGGCTCAACGGGCCGGTGCTTCCCCACACGGAGTGCCGGCCCCGCGGGCTTCCGCGGCGAATATTGCCGGAAAGGCAGTGGTGTTTGATGCGACCGTTGCGGCAGTAAGCCATTTTCAAAACGCCGGAGATGCGGCGCTGCAGCGCAACGCTCCTTTGCACCCTGCACTGATCCCTGCGCCGGTGGCGTATCGTGCGCTGAAGGGTTCATTGATATTGAAAGGAGATCCCGGCATAGTGGCGCCTCCCGAACTTACTCCGGCCATTCACCTGCTGGCGGAATACTGGAAAATGAATCCCGGGGCAGGCAGCCACATCGTTTTCCGGATCGATACGCATGTGGTGAAACAGCCCGAAGGCTACCGCATGCATATCCGTCCCGATCAGGCTGTCGTTTCCGTGCGCGACGCAGACGGTGCATTCCGCGCCGTACAAACCCTGCGCCAGCTGGCGCGTACCTCCGACGGAACAATTCAGTTGCCTGCCTGCGACATCGAAGACGCGCCCCGGTTCCACTACCGCGGCATGCACCTCGACGTGAGCCGTCATTTCTTTTCGGTGGATTTCGTGAAGGGGTTCATCGACAGTCTTGCGCTGTACAAATTCAATACTTTCCACTGGCACCTGACAGACGATCAGGGCTGGCGGATCGAAATAAAAAAGTATCCCCGCCTGCAATCGGAAGCCGCCTGGCGGAACGAAACGCTGATCGGGCATAAGAAGGAACTGCCCCATCGCTTTGACGGCAAACGGTATGGTGGTTTTTATACGCAGGAAGAAGTTCGCCAGGTGGTTGCCTACGCCGCTTCGCGGGGGATTGAAGTGATCCCCGAGATCGAGATGCCAGGGCATGCGCAGGCCGCGCTCACGGCCTATCCGCAGCTGGGCTGCACCGGCGGGCCGTATCAAACCGCTACCTTCTGGGGCGTGTTCGACGATGTTTTCTGTGCGGGGAAAGACAGTACATTCCTTTTTCTGGAAGATGTGCTCGAAGAAGTATTGCCGCTTTTTCCTTCGCAATACATCCATATCGGCGGCGACGAATGCCCCAAAACACGCTGGAACGCTTGTCCCGCCTGTAAAAAACGCATGGCCGACGAAAACCTCCCGGATGCAGATGCCCTGCAAAGCTACTTCGTCCGCCGGATCGGTAAATGGCTGAATGCCCGTGGCCGCAAGCTCATCGGTTGGGACGAAATCCTCGAAGGCGGCCTGGCGCCCGGCGCTACGGTCATGAGCTGGCGCGGGATTGAAGGGGCTACGGCCGCCGCATCCCAGGGCCATCGCGTCATCATGACACCCGAAGATGAATTGTATTTCGATCATTATACATCTTTATACGACGATGAGCCCGTAGCCGCAGGCGGCTACACGCCGCTGAAGGAAGTCTATGCCTGGGAGCCTCCCATGCCCGCGCTCATCGCCGGCGTGCAGGGGCAACTCTGGAGCGAGTACCTGCCAACGGAAAACCAAGCCCTGTACATGCTGTACCCCCGGATGCTGGCGCTCGCTGAAACAGCCTGGAGCCCCGTTTCCGGTAAGTCCTGGACAAATTTCCTGGCGCGCCTGCAGCGGAAAGATCCGGCTTTGGTCCCCGATGAAATTGTCATGCATACGCAGACGCCGCATCCCGGCACCATCCGCGTTTCGCTGGAAGGCATCGGGAAGATCGCATGGCGCCTCGATGGCGGGCCGGTAAAAATATATTCCGCTCCGTTCGATGTCCGGAAATCGGCCGTGCTGGAAGCCTGGCGCGCAGAAAACCCCTCCGGCCGGAAGCTCCGCCGGGAATTGACGGTACATCTTGGAACGGGAGCGCAGATCCGGCTTCATCAACTTCCCAATACGAAATATAACGCCGCCGCACAAACGCTCGTGTACGGCGTGGCAGGAACGCACCGTTACAACGACGGGCAGTGGCTGGGTTTCTCCGCCCGCGACCTCGATGCGGTGGTAGACCTTGGCGCAAAAAAATGGATCCGGCGGGTGGGGGTAAACATCCTGAACTATCACTGGCAAAGGATGTGGGAGCCCGCCGTTTTTCAAGTCCTCATATCCACCGATGGTAAAAATTTCACGCAAATCGCGGAAACGGACAGCTTTCCCGTCAATGGCATCAACGCCATCCGGCTGCCCGTTGCCCCGGTGGAAGCGCGTTTCGTGAAATTCATCGCAAGGCATAAAGGCGTCATCCCGCCGGGCGAATACGGTGCCGGCGGCAACGGCATGTTGCTGGCCGACGAATTGATGATCGAATAA
- a CDS encoding RidA family protein, which translates to MNYNAEEQFEKTGLVLPPAPAPLGVYKPCLVDGKYLYLSGHGPVQNDKSLIIGRIGKDMDMEAGKLAARQVGLTMLSTIVTHLGSLNRVKRVIKVLGMVNCTPEFERHPYVINGCSELFAAVWGTENGIGVRSAVGFGSLPDNIPVEIEALFELHDD; encoded by the coding sequence ATGAATTACAATGCAGAAGAGCAGTTTGAGAAAACCGGGTTGGTATTGCCGCCGGCTCCCGCGCCGCTGGGCGTTTACAAGCCTTGCCTGGTAGACGGGAAGTACCTTTATCTTTCCGGCCACGGGCCCGTGCAGAACGACAAATCCCTCATCATCGGCCGCATCGGCAAAGACATGGACATGGAAGCCGGTAAGCTCGCCGCGCGGCAGGTGGGCCTTACCATGCTGTCGACCATCGTGACCCATCTCGGCAGCCTCAACCGGGTGAAACGGGTGATCAAGGTGTTAGGGATGGTGAACTGTACGCCGGAATTTGAACGGCATCCGTATGTGATCAACGGCTGCAGCGAGCTGTTCGCGGCGGTGTGGGGCACAGAAAACGGCATCGGGGTCCGCAGTGCCGTGGGGTTCGGATCATTGCCCGATAATATTCCCGTAGAAATCGAGGCGCTGTTCGAATTGCATGATGATTGA
- a CDS encoding gluconate:H+ symporter, with product MAFVIVAICIVILVILLTWGKMNAFLAFLLVSMIGGAWLGLPLPRIPGALQKGIGDTVGGLLSILALGAMLGKLVAESGAARQIAQVLVGFFGPKHVQWALMVAGFIIGIPLYYGVGFVLMVPLIFSVIYRYKLPAVATGLPALAALSVTHGFLPPHPSPVALVGAFGADMGKTLLYGLAVAIPAIVVAGPLFAVFLRRIPAGESALFRATGTESADAPMPGKAASFLTALLPVLLLMAGAAAQHFFPGVSWLQFAADPAIVMLFCIFTATVTLGTMQGRDMAAIMRICGDAVKDIAPVLLVIAGSGALKQVLTETGVSERIAGTMQLWPVPPLVLGWMMAAIIRACVGSATIAGLTAAGMLAPLVKAGLVEPNLMVLSVGAGSLMFSHVNDAGFWMFREYFSLSIKSTLLSWSVMETLVGVAGLAGVLILNSIL from the coding sequence ATGGCTTTTGTGATCGTTGCAATCTGCATTGTTATACTGGTGATTTTGCTGACCTGGGGAAAGATGAACGCTTTCCTCGCATTCCTTCTCGTGTCCATGATCGGCGGCGCATGGCTGGGCCTCCCGCTGCCGAGGATCCCCGGGGCTTTGCAGAAAGGCATCGGCGATACGGTGGGCGGCCTGCTGTCTATCCTCGCGCTGGGCGCCATGCTGGGCAAGCTGGTGGCCGAAAGTGGCGCCGCGCGGCAGATCGCGCAGGTGCTGGTCGGGTTCTTCGGCCCAAAGCATGTGCAATGGGCCTTGATGGTAGCGGGTTTCATCATAGGGATCCCGCTGTATTACGGTGTGGGGTTCGTGCTCATGGTACCCCTCATCTTCTCCGTCATTTACCGTTATAAACTGCCTGCCGTGGCCACGGGGCTCCCGGCGCTGGCGGCACTTTCCGTCACCCACGGCTTCCTTCCGCCGCATCCCTCGCCGGTGGCGCTGGTGGGCGCGTTTGGCGCGGATATGGGGAAAACGCTTTTGTACGGCCTCGCCGTTGCCATTCCGGCCATCGTCGTCGCCGGGCCTTTGTTCGCGGTTTTCCTCCGCCGCATCCCCGCCGGTGAATCCGCCCTTTTCCGCGCAACGGGAACGGAATCCGCCGATGCGCCCATGCCCGGTAAGGCCGCCAGCTTCCTCACCGCGCTGCTGCCCGTTTTGCTGCTGATGGCCGGTGCGGCGGCACAGCACTTTTTTCCCGGCGTATCGTGGCTGCAATTCGCCGCAGACCCGGCAATTGTGATGCTGTTTTGTATCTTCACCGCCACGGTAACGCTGGGCACCATGCAGGGCCGCGATATGGCGGCCATCATGCGCATCTGCGGCGACGCCGTCAAAGACATCGCCCCGGTATTGCTCGTGATCGCCGGGTCGGGCGCTTTGAAACAGGTGTTGACGGAAACCGGCGTCAGCGAAAGGATCGCGGGCACCATGCAGTTGTGGCCCGTACCGCCATTGGTTCTCGGCTGGATGATGGCCGCCATCATCCGCGCCTGCGTAGGTTCTGCCACCATCGCCGGGCTCACGGCCGCCGGCATGCTGGCGCCGCTGGTGAAAGCCGGGCTGGTAGAGCCGAACCTCATGGTACTGTCTGTTGGCGCGGGAAGCCTCATGTTCTCGCATGTCAACGACGCGGGTTTCTGGATGTTCCGGGAATATTTTTCCCTCAGTATCAAAAGCACGCTGCTGTCGTGGTCCGTCATGGAAACACTGGTAGGTGTGGCTGGCCTGGCGGGCGTATTGATATTAAATTCGATCTTATAA
- a CDS encoding sugar kinase yields the protein MNPALATFGELLLRLHSGGDSRFLHTSGYIPYYAGAEANLCVLLARLGIPAQYVTRVPDNDLALAGIAQLRGHGVGVEKVLYGGRKLGLYFSETGNHIRPVQVIYDRAGSAFSELQPGMVDWESFLKDQTHFHWTGISPALSATVADVCAEAIDIARSRDLVISADLNYRSRLWQYGKHPNEVMPALLKHCHIAIADLDACNVYFGMTTDPSLPWTRRFEIAAQELQARFMPETHTLAMSFRVPENDRLHYTAALMSGGKAYFSRLKIALPQVKESIGTGDAFAGGLLYGTMTGLSPQETIDFATACGVLKQSVPGDWPLFSKSEIEAMVAQGINTRISR from the coding sequence ATGAATCCTGCTCTTGCCACTTTCGGGGAATTATTGCTGCGGCTGCACAGTGGCGGCGACAGTCGTTTCCTGCATACCTCCGGGTATATTCCGTACTACGCCGGCGCGGAAGCGAACCTGTGCGTATTGCTGGCAAGGCTGGGCATTCCCGCGCAGTATGTAACGCGGGTGCCGGATAACGATCTTGCGTTGGCCGGCATCGCGCAGTTGCGCGGGCATGGGGTAGGGGTGGAAAAAGTATTGTACGGCGGACGGAAACTTGGATTGTATTTCTCTGAAACGGGCAACCACATCCGGCCCGTCCAGGTGATATACGACCGCGCCGGCAGCGCGTTTTCCGAATTGCAACCGGGAATGGTGGATTGGGAAAGCTTTTTGAAGGATCAAACCCATTTTCACTGGACGGGCATTTCGCCCGCGCTTTCCGCCACTGTTGCGGATGTCTGTGCAGAAGCGATAGACATTGCGCGCAGCCGGGATCTCGTCATTTCCGCCGATCTCAACTATCGCTCGCGCCTCTGGCAATACGGTAAACATCCGAACGAAGTGATGCCCGCATTATTAAAACATTGCCACATCGCCATCGCCGATCTCGATGCCTGTAATGTGTATTTCGGCATGACGACAGACCCCTCGCTGCCCTGGACCCGCCGTTTCGAGATAGCGGCGCAGGAACTACAAGCCCGCTTCATGCCTGAAACGCATACGCTGGCCATGAGTTTCCGCGTGCCGGAAAACGACCGCCTGCATTACACCGCCGCGCTCATGAGCGGCGGCAAAGCGTATTTCAGCCGGTTGAAGATCGCCCTTCCGCAGGTGAAGGAAAGCATCGGGACGGGAGACGCCTTCGCCGGAGGGCTCCTCTATGGTACCATGACCGGCCTGTCGCCCCAGGAAACCATCGATTTCGCTACCGCCTGCGGTGTGCTGAAACAAAGCGTTCCAGGCGATTGGCCCCTGTTCTCCAAATCCGAAATCGAAGCCATGGTGGCGCAGGGGATCAATACACGGATTTCGCGGTAG